Proteins encoded within one genomic window of Nonomuraea gerenzanensis:
- a CDS encoding beta-xylosidase/alpha-l-arabinosidase, with translation MPARVEQPELADRRSRRVEELLAEMSLGEKLAQLVGVWLNVNREEGVVAPLQDSMQGEDVQFEAFAKDGVGQITRHFGTRPVEPEWARSALAARQRWLRENTRLGIPALAHEECLTGLAAWRATTYPVPPAWGASFDPVLVEEMGRRIGRSMRALGVHQGLAPVLDVIRDQRWGRVEECISEDPYEVATIGAAYVRGVQSTGVIATLKHFVGYSNSRAGRNLAPVHAGAREVADTLLFPFEVAVRDAGAGSVMNSYAEIDGVPIAADPHYLTEILRGQWGFEGTVVADYFAVAFLHTLHAVAADAGDAAVQALTAGIDVELPTGVTYLEPLREAVVEGRIEESLIDRALRRVLRQKAQLGLLDDDYDPEPSGPVDLDDPESRDLARRLAEESVVLLTNDGVLPLAGDRRIAVVGPNADDVAALFGCYSFVQHVLPHFPGVETGIAAPTVLEALRAELPGARISAAKGTGVDDGDRAGIPAAARLAAESDVAVLVLGDRSGLFGRGTSGEGCDAESLDLPGAQQELAEAVLATGTPTVVVLMTGRAYAVPSIIENAAAVVQAYFPGEEGAGAIARVLSGAVNPSGRLPMSMPRATAGQPYSYLHPKLGAAGSVSNLDPAPVLAFGHGLSYTRFEYADLTAEAEVAAGAPIRCSVVVRNAGDRAGAEVVQVYATDRIASVTRPLAQLVGYARVELAPGRSAKVTFDVPARLLSFTGRDGRRVVEPGEVGLSVRRSATDVVAERTVTLTGSVYAFTGDERRLTDVSVENS, from the coding sequence ATGCCTGCACGTGTGGAGCAACCGGAACTCGCCGACCGCCGGTCCAGGCGGGTCGAGGAGCTGCTGGCGGAGATGTCGCTCGGCGAGAAGCTCGCGCAGCTCGTGGGCGTGTGGTTGAACGTCAATCGCGAGGAGGGCGTGGTCGCGCCGCTGCAGGACTCGATGCAGGGCGAGGACGTGCAGTTCGAGGCGTTCGCCAAGGACGGCGTCGGTCAGATCACCCGCCATTTCGGCACCCGGCCGGTCGAGCCGGAGTGGGCCCGCTCGGCGCTGGCCGCGCGGCAGCGCTGGCTGCGGGAGAACACGCGGCTGGGCATCCCCGCGCTCGCGCACGAGGAGTGCCTGACGGGGCTGGCGGCGTGGCGGGCCACGACGTACCCGGTGCCGCCGGCGTGGGGCGCGTCGTTCGACCCCGTCCTGGTGGAGGAGATGGGCCGCAGGATCGGGCGGAGCATGCGCGCGCTCGGCGTGCACCAGGGGCTGGCGCCCGTGCTCGACGTGATCCGCGACCAGCGGTGGGGCCGGGTGGAGGAGTGCATCTCCGAGGACCCGTACGAGGTCGCCACGATCGGCGCCGCCTATGTGCGCGGCGTGCAGTCCACGGGCGTGATCGCCACCCTCAAGCACTTCGTCGGCTACTCCAACTCCCGCGCCGGCCGCAACCTCGCCCCGGTGCATGCGGGCGCGCGCGAGGTGGCCGACACGCTGCTGTTCCCGTTCGAGGTCGCCGTACGTGACGCGGGCGCGGGCTCCGTCATGAACTCCTACGCCGAGATCGACGGCGTCCCGATCGCCGCCGACCCGCACTATCTCACCGAGATCCTGCGCGGCCAGTGGGGTTTCGAGGGCACGGTCGTCGCCGACTACTTCGCGGTGGCGTTCCTGCACACCCTGCACGCGGTGGCCGCGGACGCCGGCGATGCCGCCGTGCAGGCGCTGACCGCGGGCATCGACGTGGAGCTGCCGACCGGCGTGACCTACCTGGAGCCGCTGCGGGAGGCGGTGGTCGAGGGCCGGATCGAGGAGTCGCTGATCGACCGGGCGCTGCGCCGCGTGCTGCGGCAGAAGGCCCAGCTCGGGCTGCTCGACGACGACTACGACCCCGAGCCGTCCGGCCCGGTGGATCTCGACGACCCCGAGTCCCGCGACCTGGCCCGGCGGCTGGCCGAGGAGTCGGTCGTCCTGCTGACCAACGACGGCGTGCTGCCCCTCGCCGGCGACCGGCGGATCGCGGTCGTCGGGCCGAACGCCGACGACGTGGCCGCGCTGTTCGGCTGCTACTCCTTCGTGCAGCACGTGCTGCCGCACTTCCCCGGCGTCGAGACCGGGATCGCCGCGCCGACCGTGCTGGAGGCGCTGCGCGCGGAGCTGCCGGGGGCGCGCATCAGCGCGGCGAAGGGCACCGGCGTGGACGACGGCGACCGCGCGGGCATCCCCGCCGCCGCGCGCCTGGCCGCCGAGTCCGACGTGGCGGTCCTGGTGCTGGGCGACCGGTCCGGGTTGTTCGGCCGGGGCACCTCGGGCGAGGGCTGCGACGCCGAGAGCCTCGACCTGCCCGGCGCGCAGCAGGAGCTGGCCGAGGCGGTGCTGGCCACCGGCACGCCGACCGTGGTGGTGCTGATGACGGGCCGCGCGTACGCCGTACCGTCGATCATCGAGAACGCCGCCGCGGTCGTGCAGGCCTACTTCCCCGGCGAGGAGGGCGCGGGCGCCATCGCCCGCGTGCTCAGCGGCGCGGTGAACCCGTCGGGCCGGCTGCCGATGAGCATGCCGCGCGCCACCGCCGGCCAGCCCTACAGCTACCTGCACCCGAAGCTCGGCGCGGCCGGCTCGGTCAGCAACCTCGACCCCGCACCCGTCCTGGCCTTCGGCCACGGCCTCAGTTACACCCGTTTCGAGTACGCCGACCTCACCGCCGAGGCCGAGGTCGCGGCGGGGGCGCCGATCCGGTGCTCGGTGGTGGTGCGCAACGCCGGTGACCGCGCGGGCGCGGAGGTCGTGCAGGTGTACGCCACCGACCGGATCGCGTCCGTCACCCGGCCGCTGGCCCAGCTCGTCGGCTACGCCCGCGTCGAGCTGGCGCCCGGCCGGAGCGCGAAGGTCACGTTCGACGTGCCGGCCCGGCTGCTGTCGTTCACCGGCAGGGACGGGCGGCGCGTGGTCGAGCCCGGCGAGGTGGGCCTGTCGGTACGCCGCTCGGCCACGGACGTGGTGGCCGAGCGGACGGTCACGCTGACCGGCTCGGTGTACGCGTTCACCGGCGACGAGCGCCGCCTGACGGACGTCTCGGTTGAGAACTCATGA
- a CDS encoding beta-galactosidase has protein sequence MENFRRRVGGLAFGGDYNPEQWDPEVWREDVRLMREAGVNTVSLGVFAWASLEPEPGTYTFGWMDEIMDLLHENGISVNLATPTAAPPVWLTHLHPEVFPIREDGHPFGFGNRMQYDPSSPIYREYAARITTKLAERYSFHPALAMWHISNEYGPTSYGPAAAANFRTWLKRRYGTLDRLNEAWTTRFWGQVYTDWEQVDVPHIPRTWMNPTRRLDFKRFTSDALLECFLAERDIVRSFRDDIPVMTNFMRFFRHADYWKWAPEEDAAALDIYPNPADADSHVSAAFNYDLFRSLKGGRPWMLMEQSSSAVSQWQLNIVKEPGRMRLGSLQAVSRAADSVMFFQWRASRGGQERFHSAMLPHSGPGSRTFREITDLGREVKLLAPVAGTTSRAEIAVVFDWDGWWGLEEVFGLPRSDFSYTDTVMRHYTPLWERHHAVDVVSHASALDGYKVLIVPNAYLIDDEAVARIHEFVGNGGTVIMSFFSGVVDADNRVRPNGYPGAFRELIGAKIDEYWPARPHEEFAVTFADGRRTTATWWRDDLHLESGKALATYADGLLEGRAAVVENRYGAGRVVYFATLLEREAFDATLAQVVEEAGVRSRFEGVPAHVECMVRGDAEHEYVFLLNHSGEVGVSVAVGGKGTDLLTGQEVVDEVTLGPLGAAVVQVARS, from the coding sequence ATGGAGAATTTCCGGCGCCGGGTGGGCGGTCTGGCGTTCGGCGGTGACTACAACCCCGAGCAGTGGGACCCGGAGGTGTGGCGGGAGGACGTCCGGCTGATGCGCGAGGCCGGCGTGAACACCGTCAGCCTGGGCGTGTTCGCGTGGGCCTCGCTGGAGCCTGAGCCGGGCACGTACACGTTCGGCTGGATGGACGAGATCATGGATCTCCTCCACGAGAACGGCATCAGCGTCAACCTGGCCACCCCCACGGCGGCGCCGCCCGTCTGGCTGACGCATCTGCACCCCGAGGTGTTCCCCATCAGGGAGGACGGGCACCCGTTCGGCTTCGGCAACCGGATGCAGTACGACCCGTCGTCGCCGATCTACCGCGAGTACGCGGCCCGGATCACCACCAAGCTGGCCGAGCGCTACTCCTTCCACCCGGCGCTGGCGATGTGGCACATCAGCAACGAGTACGGGCCCACGTCGTACGGCCCGGCCGCCGCGGCGAACTTCCGCACCTGGCTCAAGCGCAGGTACGGCACCCTCGACCGGCTGAACGAGGCGTGGACGACCCGGTTCTGGGGCCAGGTCTACACCGACTGGGAGCAGGTCGACGTCCCGCACATCCCGCGGACCTGGATGAACCCCACCCGGCGGCTCGACTTCAAGCGCTTCACCTCCGACGCGCTGCTGGAGTGCTTCCTCGCCGAGCGCGACATCGTGCGCTCCTTCCGCGACGACATCCCGGTCATGACCAACTTCATGCGCTTCTTCCGCCACGCCGACTACTGGAAGTGGGCGCCGGAGGAGGACGCCGCCGCGCTCGACATCTACCCGAACCCGGCCGACGCCGACTCCCACGTGTCGGCGGCCTTCAACTACGACCTGTTCCGCTCGCTCAAGGGCGGCCGGCCGTGGATGCTCATGGAGCAGTCGAGCAGCGCCGTCAGCCAGTGGCAGCTCAACATCGTCAAGGAGCCGGGCCGGATGCGGCTCGGCTCGCTGCAGGCGGTGTCGCGGGCGGCCGACTCGGTGATGTTCTTCCAGTGGCGGGCCAGCCGCGGCGGCCAGGAGCGCTTCCACTCGGCGATGCTGCCGCACTCCGGGCCCGGCTCGCGCACGTTCAGGGAGATCACCGACCTGGGCCGGGAGGTCAAGCTGCTCGCGCCGGTGGCGGGCACGACCTCGCGCGCGGAGATCGCCGTCGTGTTCGACTGGGACGGCTGGTGGGGGCTGGAGGAGGTCTTCGGCCTGCCGCGCTCCGACTTCAGCTACACCGACACCGTCATGCGGCACTACACGCCGCTGTGGGAGCGCCACCACGCCGTGGACGTGGTGAGCCACGCCTCGGCGCTGGACGGGTACAAGGTGCTGATCGTGCCGAACGCGTACCTGATCGACGACGAGGCGGTCGCGCGCATCCACGAGTTCGTCGGGAACGGCGGGACCGTGATCATGTCGTTCTTCTCCGGGGTGGTGGACGCCGACAACCGGGTGCGGCCGAACGGCTACCCGGGGGCGTTCCGTGAGCTGATCGGCGCGAAGATCGACGAGTACTGGCCGGCGCGGCCGCACGAGGAGTTCGCCGTGACGTTCGCCGACGGGCGGCGCACGACGGCCACCTGGTGGCGCGACGACCTGCATCTGGAGTCGGGCAAGGCGCTGGCCACCTACGCGGATGGGCTGCTGGAGGGGCGGGCCGCCGTGGTGGAGAACCGGTACGGTGCCGGGCGGGTGGTCTACTTCGCGACGCTGCTGGAGCGGGAGGCGTTCGACGCGACGCTGGCTCAGGTCGTGGAGGAGGCGGGGGTGCGGTCGCGCTTCGAGGGGGTGCCCGCGCATGTGGAGTGCATGGTGCGGGGGGATGCTGAGCATGAGTACGTGTTCCTGCTGAATCACAGTGGTGAGGTGGGGGTGTCCGTCGCCGTGGGAGGGAAGGGGACGGATCTGCTCACTGGGCAGGAAGTGGTGGATGAGGTGACGCTGGGGCCGCTGGGGGCGGCGGTTGTGCAGGTCGCCCGCTCCTGA